TCTCCGGTGCATTTGATCTGCGCTTACTTCCCATCGACCAGATCGAACGTATCGAAATTGTAAAAGGTGCACAATCTACCAACTACGGTTCTGATGCTGTTGCCGGTGTTATCAATATCATTTCAAAACGTGGCGCATCAAAACCTGCACAGTTCTATGGATCTGCAGCAGCAGGTTCTTTTGATACATATAAATTCACAGCAGGTGTGCGTGGTACTGCTGAAAAAACTAACTACAATTTCTCGTTCTCACATAACGAATCAAAAGGTATTTCCGAAGCAGTTGACAAAACCGGTACAGGCAATTTCGATAAGGATGGGTTCCTGAACAATGCACTTAATTTTAGTGTTGATGCGCCCGTAACAAAAAACATCCGCATACAACCATTTACACGCTACAGTTATTTTCAGGGTGGTTACGACAATGGTTCATTTGCTGATGCTGCCAACAACTATACTTCATCTTTATTTACTGCTGGTTCTGCTGTTGAAGTAAAAACAGAAAAAGCCGGTGGCCGTGCTTACTTTAGTTACGATGAAATGGATCGAACCTTTAACAGTGAAGCATGGGGGCCTACTTCTTACAAAGGCACGAATAAAATTGTTGACCTGTTTGCTTACTATCAAATTGCACCAAAAGTAAAATTGCTGGCGGGTGTTGATAATCGCTACCAGAAAAATCTTGATTCAAACGTTCATATCAATAGCCCTTATCTGAGTGTGTTTCTCCAAAACCTTGGTAATTTTTACCTAGAAGCAGGTGCACGTTATAACAAACATTCAAAGTATGGCAACAACTTTACTTACAGCATCAATCCATCATATGTGCTGAATGAAAACACAAAACTGTTTGTGAACTACGCCACCGCATTTCGTGCGCCGGGCATTAGTGCATTATATGGTGCATGGGGCGCAAACCCTGATTTGAAGCCTGAACATTCACAAACATTTGAAGCAGGTGTGCAAACTTCTTTATTGAACGATAAAATAAGTGTACGAGCAGTTTACTTCAACCGTCATAACAAAGATGTTATCATCTATACATCGAAATATGAGAATTACGATAAGCAGGATGATTATGGTATTGAAATTGAGCCTACCATCCAGTTCAATAAAAAATTAAAATTAACTGCTTACTACAGTTTCCTCGATGGAGAAGTAACTACCAAAGGGGCGGGAGGAAAAGATACCAGCTACTTTAATTTGCTGCGTCGGCCTAAACATTCATTTGGTGCAACAATCGGATACCAGGTTACACCTGCATTTTTTGTAAGTACAAATGTTTACAATTATGGTAAGCGCACCGATATGGATTTTGGCACATGGCCTTCAACACAGGTAAACCTCGATAGTTATTTGCTGTGGGGCATTCATGCTGAATACAGTGTTATAAAAGACAAGCTTGTTGTTTTTGCTGATGGTAAGAATCTATTGAATTCAGATTATGTGGAAGTATTAGGTTACAGCACACAAGGCATCAACCTTATTGGAGGCATTCGATTCAATCTTTAATAATCAATGATGAGTAATGAGTGATTAGTTGAATCCACTCATTACTCATCATTAATAACTCATCAACTATGTCTACACAAAAGATCAATCCCCGTTTTGCAGTACTGGCCATTATTATGGTTGTAGTTGCGGCCTTACGTATTCCCAATGCAGCACAGCTTGGGCCTTTGAGTAATTTCACTCCAATTGGTGCTATGGGTTTGTTTGGCGCTGCCTATTTTAGTAAACATTGGAAAGCATTTGGATTTCCGTTGCTTACACTTTTGCTGAGTGATCTTATCATCAACATTTTTGTTTACGACGGACAGTACGGAATTATGTATGGCAGTTGGTATTGGGTGTATGGTGGTTTTGTGTTGATCGTATTATTAGGAAGATTGCTCCTGAAAAAAGTATCGGTAAAATCTGTGGCGCTTACAGGTATTGCTGCAACATTGGTATACTGGTTGGTTGTTGATTTTGGCGTGTTCCTTTTTGGATGTACTGATATTACTACCGGCCAAACAATGGATCACAGTTTTGCAAGCCTTATTAAATGTTATGCACAAGGTGCGCCATATATGAAAAACTTTTTGATCGGCACATTGGTATACAGTGGTATCATGTTTGGTGCATTTGAATGGATGAAAGCAAAAAGTCCTTCTTTACAAACAGCTTAATCACTCATCATGAAAGCCTGCTCCTTTTTACCAGCCGCTACACAAATGATCTATGACATGGGTTTGCAACATTTGCTCCATGGTGTTACGTTTGAATGCCCTGCTACTGCTTTGGAAGAAAAACAAAAAGTGGTGCGTTGTGTAATGGAAGGAAAAAATTACAGCAGCGAAGAGATCGATAAAATATTTTCAGCCAGCAAAGCGCAGGGCAAGAGTTTGTATTATGTAGATGAAGATGTATTACAAACCATACAACCCGATGTGATCTTTACACAGGATGTATGTGAAGTATGCCAGATCGATACGGCCTGCACTGCTGCTGCAGTTGCCAATCTTGAGAAACAACCTAAACTAGTTACGCTCACACCACAAACACTCGACGATGTGTATTACACAGCAGTAACTATTGCAACAGCGTTGGGTCATGAATCGGCAGCTTATAATTACCTGGCAGGTTTGCAAAAAAGAACGACGCATATTCTTGATAAACTACGTCGCCATCAAATGCCGATGAAACGTGTGTTGCTGATAGAATGGATAGCACCTGTTTATAATTGCGGCCACTGGATCCCTTTCCAGGTAGCACAGGCAGGTGGCATTGATATGCTAAGTAATCCCGGTGGCGACAGCATTGTTACAAGTTGGGAAAAGATTGTAAGATATAACCCGGAGATATTAGTGATCGCTCCTTGCGGTTTTCATGTGGATCGCAGCAAGGAAGAATTACATCTCCTAACAGAAAAACCCGAGTGGCAACAACTTGAAGCTGTTAAGAATAATGCCGTATTCATTTGTGATTACGATCTGTTTACACAACCATCGGCTTCAACATTAGTTGATGGTATTGAATTATTAGCTGCGTTGTTTCATCCTTCATTATTTCGTGTACCCAAACACCTGCAAACAAAATACTTTCACTTCTCCAATAGTCTTGAGCATGTGTAAACACGAACAAAAAAACTGTCCACGTTGTGGTGCAGACTTTGAATGTAAAGTTGGCGATGTTACCAATTGCCAGTGTTACGGTATTGAGTTGAGTGTGGAAGAAGAAGCATTCATCACAAAACAATTTGCCGATTGCTTGTGCCGCAACTGCCTGTTGCAATTAAAAAGCAGGCACACCTTATTTGTAGAACAGAAAGATCTATACAGCAACCGTTGATATGGCGAAAGAAAAGAATTGCAGCAGATGTGGTATTGCTTTCGGATGCAGTACAGAAGATAACGGTAATAGTTGCTGGTGCAATCGATATCCTCCTCTATTTACACCAGATCCGGTTATTAATTGCATGTGCCCGCAATGCCTGCACGATGCAACCAAAGAAAAGATCGATGCATATGTTGCGGAGATGACAGTTGAAA
The DNA window shown above is from Lacibacter sp. H375 and carries:
- a CDS encoding ABC transporter substrate-binding protein; protein product: MKACSFLPAATQMIYDMGLQHLLHGVTFECPATALEEKQKVVRCVMEGKNYSSEEIDKIFSASKAQGKSLYYVDEDVLQTIQPDVIFTQDVCEVCQIDTACTAAAVANLEKQPKLVTLTPQTLDDVYYTAVTIATALGHESAAYNYLAGLQKRTTHILDKLRRHQMPMKRVLLIEWIAPVYNCGHWIPFQVAQAGGIDMLSNPGGDSIVTSWEKIVRYNPEILVIAPCGFHVDRSKEELHLLTEKPEWQQLEAVKNNAVFICDYDLFTQPSASTLVDGIELLAALFHPSLFRVPKHLQTKYFHFSNSLEHV
- a CDS encoding DUF6580 family putative transport protein, producing the protein MSTQKINPRFAVLAIIMVVVAALRIPNAAQLGPLSNFTPIGAMGLFGAAYFSKHWKAFGFPLLTLLLSDLIINIFVYDGQYGIMYGSWYWVYGGFVLIVLLGRLLLKKVSVKSVALTGIAATLVYWLVVDFGVFLFGCTDITTGQTMDHSFASLIKCYAQGAPYMKNFLIGTLVYSGIMFGAFEWMKAKSPSLQTA
- a CDS encoding cysteine-rich CWC family protein gives rise to the protein MCKHEQKNCPRCGADFECKVGDVTNCQCYGIELSVEEEAFITKQFADCLCRNCLLQLKSRHTLFVEQKDLYSNR
- a CDS encoding DUF5522 domain-containing protein; this encodes MAKEKNCSRCGIAFGCSTEDNGNSCWCNRYPPLFTPDPVINCMCPQCLHDATKEKIDAYVAEMTVEKALTNNIAKDLPPAKQLIEGIDYYMENTNFVFTAWHHLRRGYCCRSGCRHCPYGFKKQTA
- a CDS encoding TonB-dependent receptor plug domain-containing protein translates to MKKNLFVVAAGLFFSSQLNAQDSTVKSLNEVVITANKVNQKLLETGKVTTVINRKTIEQSAGKDLAQLLTEQAGIVVNGATSNPGKDKSIFMRGAGNGYTVILIDGIPVNDPSFSGAFDLRLLPIDQIERIEIVKGAQSTNYGSDAVAGVINIISKRGASKPAQFYGSAAAGSFDTYKFTAGVRGTAEKTNYNFSFSHNESKGISEAVDKTGTGNFDKDGFLNNALNFSVDAPVTKNIRIQPFTRYSYFQGGYDNGSFADAANNYTSSLFTAGSAVEVKTEKAGGRAYFSYDEMDRTFNSEAWGPTSYKGTNKIVDLFAYYQIAPKVKLLAGVDNRYQKNLDSNVHINSPYLSVFLQNLGNFYLEAGARYNKHSKYGNNFTYSINPSYVLNENTKLFVNYATAFRAPGISALYGAWGANPDLKPEHSQTFEAGVQTSLLNDKISVRAVYFNRHNKDVIIYTSKYENYDKQDDYGIEIEPTIQFNKKLKLTAYYSFLDGEVTTKGAGGKDTSYFNLLRRPKHSFGATIGYQVTPAFFVSTNVYNYGKRTDMDFGTWPSTQVNLDSYLLWGIHAEYSVIKDKLVVFADGKNLLNSDYVEVLGYSTQGINLIGGIRFNL